The DNA sequence CATATTCATTTTCTTGGGGAATGCTTTCTAATTTTTCTTGAAAAAATTCTCCTATTCGAGTTTTTAGCTTTTCGATATTGCCACCACAGTGTTCAATAATGTCTATTCCCAACTTATCATGTAAGATAGCGAATAGAACATGTTCAAGGCAAATATACTCATGACGCCTTTTTTTTGCTTCTCTTACAGCAAACGCTAAAACTGTATTAACTTCCTTGTTTAACATAGCTTTATAATTTCTCCATACTACACCTTAATGGGAAAGACCTTTCTTGAGAAAGAGCGTGAACTTTTTCAATCTTAGTTTCAGCCATTTCAAAAGTATATACTCCACATATTCCTATCCCTTTTTTATGTATATTAAGCATAATTAAAGTTGCTTCTTCAAGAGGTTTAAGAAATACATACATCAAAATTTCAACTACAAACTCCATTGGTGTGTAATCATCATTGTGAAGTATAACCTTATACATGGGAGGCTCAATGTTTTTAGGCTTTTCTTTTACTTTTTCTCTTTCTTTTACTTCTGGACTTTGAAGGGTCATAGTTTATATCATTCCTCCATAAAATCCTTATTTTTAAAATACAATTGCTTTGTCAGTAATGAACTTATGGGTAAACTATTAAGTTTAATCCACAAAAACCAAATTGACAATGAATGAATATAGTATAATCATATAATAATTTAAATCAATCTTTTTTATAAAATCAATACTTTTTTACGTAGCACTGAAGAGACTTAATTATCAAACAGTTGTCCCAAACTCAAAAGCATGTGTTTTTTTCAAAGAATACTATTTTTTTACGTTTATGTAGATTTAATTTTTTTCCTGCCTATAATTTTCTTCAT is a window from the Desulfobacterales bacterium genome containing:
- the clpS gene encoding ATP-dependent Clp protease adapter ClpS; translation: MTLQSPEVKEREKVKEKPKNIEPPMYKVILHNDDYTPMEFVVEILMYVFLKPLEEATLIMLNIHKKGIGICGVYTFEMAETKIEKVHALSQERSFPLRCSMEKL